The DNA region tggagaatggagaatggagaatggagaatggagaatggagaatggagaatggagaatggagaatggagaatggagaatggagaatggagaatggagaatggagaatggagaatggagaatggagaatggagaatggagaatggagaatggagaatggagaatggagaatggaggaatgggggaagggggaatctttaaaatagggaatctttaaaatggggaatctttaaaacggggaatctttaaaagcggaAATGGTTAATATGGACCAATATCGACTTCACAAAACGGAAAACCCTGTAGATCAGACTATTTAATCATAATTGCTAACCGAGCCGATGactgatagaaaaaaaaagaacaacttttCCACAGACCGCTCATACATTTGGTCGATTTCATTCCACGCTTTAAAAGATTCTCCGTTTAAAGATTCTCGCTCTTAAAGATTccccgttttaaagattccctgTTTTAAAGATTCCCTATTTTAAAGATTCCCCATTTTAACGATTCCCCATgtcccattcctcattctcgATCGTTCAGTGGAGCGTTGAGAAGGACGACACAATAATGggcaaagttgccaaaggcaaaggaaaacccccgcggcaaaaatggaaaaaacggAAAATGTGCTGAGAAGCAAGACAGCGAATCGACAgtcagctttcaaaattacggTTTGAGGCGGttgtttatgattttgtttcatGACTGGTACTTGAATAAATGACAGGAAACCTTGTTTTTAACTTAATGTATGacaaattttggtttgacgCCGACTTCTGTGCCAGTCGCTTTCacagataattttttccttttccttgacAGAATggttctctttctttctcgtttgggcctgttttttttttttcttttttcaccaaggactttcttccgcttttattttttctaggagcaaatattttttctaggAGCAAATATTTTTTCCGAAGCAAAGAACTTCTACGTGTGAATTTCGTCAAGTGggtgatgtaaacaaaatatgtaAAGAACGAAAACGAGGCTTAACATGAACGGTCCCCGCGAAAATTCCCCCAGGGGATTCGCCCAGGTACGAGatatgacaccttcctgatttgttaatttttatttgaaaatatgttttttaaaataactcgggtgcttttaaatttttcagaaaatttttgtttgtggaAACGCTAGGTAAATTGTTTGAATTCAGTTAATCTAATAAAAGACAAACGATTTTTTCTGCCTCTGAAGGTggaagtaaccttaagttacgagaggaactgttgAGAATTTTAACACGGAATAGTATTTTAGTTTTTtgcgatttctgctgttttaaacttgcttttccttttttacaggaataacagtgatggtaaagcaagcttgaAACGGCCGAGAACGCCAGAAACCACAACGGACGCACGAGGAgtgagtaagttttattaatCTTACgggtaaaatgttcatatttcgaaatatttatcgttgcaAATCGACCATACCATTTCCTATTACCAAAGCTGGCCCAacctccagctgtgagatgaccATCCTGCGAAGTAAGAGTGCATAAGAGAAGTAAACTGGATAACTCGCTAAGGTGGGTTCTCTAGCGAGGGGTTCTTAGCGGTaagataacaagcgatgcactgtggaatgtgaggtatttttattgagaatttgacttattttttttttcattcctaagagcggtcgtaaatattcccaaaCAAACTCTCATAATTTCGCCTTGACTCTAATTTCGAAGTATGATCAGCTCACAGCTagagcttgggctgcctgtgtcATAACGGTTCCCCTCATGACTTAAACAACgcgtcacacaacgcgtgacgctttcataaCTTACTCacttgctttttctcgagacgtgagcttggaaTATACCTGTGGTTGGCCGAACCTGGCCACGCCTCAGCCTCGTCTCTATGAGAAACATGAAGTATCAAGGGCGCGACTAAACTACGTGAGATAAGATTGCTTTCACGGCGTCCGTCTATTCGCTGAACGGTGACTGTCTTCGTCCGATTTTGTGTTTTCTAGATGACCCTGCATCATTTTACAATTTCGCATTGACATGTAAACGACTTCTTAAAGTTACAAAAAGTACAGAGAACGCTGTACATCCAAATATTTTAAGAACGAAAGCCGAATGTTACCTCAAGCATTATTTGGTCGAGTTACAAGTAGCTTACCCTAACCGTGACTCATGGGCACCCCAGGACCCCTCCTCACATATTTTTGTGGATGGCCTCAATTCCAGTTTCCCTGTAAGAGCTTTGCCCCTACATGTAACATGGAAAAATTAGAAACTTGATATTATATCTCACTGTTGATTATTTCTGAATCAGTTGTAACAGAAGTAAAGTAACAGAACCATGAAAAATGACTAAGTATGAGACATGAGAGAATTTTAGGGGAGATCTAAAGCAATTCCTTGGGAGAGCTACATCTTTTTAGTAAGAAGTCATCATTTTTGTAATCTTAGATACAATGTTGTTGGCAGTTTGCCTATTTCCAGTTTCAAATAAGAATAAGAAATATGAGAGAGTGTATGTGGCTCTAGATCTGTGTTGGAAATGTGAAAGTGTGAAATCAGTAATGTTACATACCTGTATATATGATGTCGAAATGAGTGGCAATGATAtataatcatttattttatttatttaatttttttaataccatGACCCACTGATTTTACGTTGATACTTTGCACACTCCTATCTCTTGCCAAGTGGAAACTGAGCTGAGTTCAAAGTGATTAAGAAGAACAATTTCAATTAAGTTTGCCCTCTGACTTATGCCATCAGTTATGAAAACAAACCTTAGGTGTAAGTGAGTTAGAACCACAGACAAAGGATAACAAATGCTCAAAATAGTTGTGATTGCTGCAATGATGTTCTTTCAACTTGACTTGCTCTTTGAAATAGATGTAACATTACTggcttaattaaaaaataacagaatttTCAATGATGATTCTATTTTTACCATGCCACagtctgctttttttttcttttaaatgtctCATTTACGTGAGCATGTCCAAAGGTTAGTCTACTGCTCATCatgatttatttaataaaaaattgtgGAATTCATATGTGAAGTCTCTGAAACTTCTTACCTTTACagtgtttataattttttacacATCAGCTCTGCCCAATACATAACTAGTTCGGTAATGACTCAATTACTCACTTACTTAAAACGAGGATAACTGAGTAAGGTCTTATCACTGGAATTCCTTAAATTATATCTTGACTCGGGCTTGCGTGTAATTAAAAAACTTAGATAAGACAGTGCTAAACccttaaaaatcttgaaaacaaTTAATACGATCTTAAGTTCAATTCTTAACTTCATAGGTAACCAGTGCAACTCCATCAATAAAGGAGTAATGTGACaatatttactttcattgcATATTAATCTAGCACACGTGTTGAACACGTTGcaatttgttaatttgatatTCTGGAGCACCATACAATAAACTATTGCAATAGTCGATTCTGCTTGAGATAAAGGCATGGACcagagtttttattttctctttagaCAGGTACTTTCTTAGCCTCCTCAGATTGTATAAGTAGTAAGAGTTTTGCATCGAACCATGAGCCCAAGTTCCTCGCAGATGACACGGGAGTAATTGCTGAGTTGCCAACACGGAGACTGGAAATAGTTACTTTAGCGAGTTGCTGGGATGCACCAATGATCAGAAACTCAGTCTTGTCGTCGTCCAGTTTCAATTTATCAATCAACATCCAATTACGAATATCATCAATACAGCTTTCCATTCTAGCCAAAGCAACCTCTTGGTTAACACTAGCATTGGGGCAGAAGGACAAATAAAGTTGGCTGTCATCTGCATAACAATGAATGCCAGGCGGATGTTTGTCCACGACTTGAAAAATCTTGCTCGCATACAATACAAACAATAATGGGCCAAGGCATGAGCTCTGAGGGACACCACAAGTCAGTTCCAAGTGCATAGATATAATAGAAATTATAAGTGTGACGGAAACATTGTTCTCATAACACACCAAAAGACATCGGCCGATACAAAATTCTAAGGTACGTGTTAAGTATATTGAAAAAGCGAgtaaacaagagaaaagaaacaataaaagcaaATGTACTTTTATTTGCTCTACAAAAGAGAAACGGAAAACAGCAACGGAAGCAAAGTATATTCCCCATGCTTACAttgagcgttttttttttttttttttaatgaaggtCACTTTATATTTGTCCGATTTCAGGAAGATTTCATGAAATACTGTTGAGTATACTTCCGACACAATTTCTGTATTAATCAACACACTGATTCATCACACGCACATAATAAAAACACTCAACAAAAGCCACTTCCGCTGGGCCAACTCTCGTCAGCTTATTTAATAGTTCCTCTCGCTTCGAAATGTCTTTCATCTCACTCTTAATAAATTCAGGTTAAAGcgtctttttttcaaaaaaattgcaaaacgtGTAATCCTTAACTACAGGTTAAAGTGAAGgcaacttttaaatttttgcagtttttgcgCGCAACACTTTTAAAGGCTCTCATAGGAGCTTTCTTTTTTAGCAAACTACTAACTTACAATTGCCAACGGTCCAATGAAATAACCACGAAAGGCAAAGTAATTCATGCAATAAACGGATAGAATAACAGCCATCTAACAGCTTCAACGGTGGTATTGGTGTAAATTTCTTGTATTTGACACGGTAATTGAATGAAGGAAGtctgtttattttcttaattaccCTAGCCTTGTTTTAAGTGATACTTGACGCAAAAGACTGAATTTTGTGAGGGGATCTGTCAGTTTGGTTACGTCAAGGCTTTTCACAACACATACGTCGATGCGATTAgcgaagaaaaattcaatttgtacCATCCCATCAAAAAACAATTGAACATTGCCAACTTGCTACGGTGTCCAAATTGAACATCTGCGAGACTGCAAATCGTTCTTTCACTCGACAGCTTCGAGCTCTGAGCATTTTGCGCAAGGAAGGGATAGAGATGTCGGGAGACAATTCAAACCACTTACCTGTCGCCCACACCAATGCCTCTAACAGTTCAGACCTCGGAATATGCCACCTTCCTCCCACTTCAAAAAATCTTGCACTTTCATTGATTCTTGTTGCTATCTGCATAGTAACATTTTGTGGAAACTTGTT from Pocillopora verrucosa isolate sample1 chromosome 1, ASM3666991v2, whole genome shotgun sequence includes:
- the LOC136283082 gene encoding uncharacterized protein; the encoded protein is MHLELTCGVPQSSCLGPLLFVLYASKIFQVVDKHPPGIHCYADDSQLYLSFCPNASVNQEVALARMESCIDDIRNWMLIDKLKLDDDKTEFLIIGASQQLAKVTISSLRVGNSAITPVSSARNLGSWFDAKLLLLIQSEEAKKVPV